From the Drechmeria coniospora strain ARSEF 6962 chromosome 02, whole genome shotgun sequence genome, the window actgtaggtgtactgtaagtacgaaGTAAGTGCGAAGAATCtgggtacttgtacggagtattactccgtgcttgtacatgtacgtactgtactccgtactgtacatttaGAAGGACCTGAGTAAGGAGTATGAGCAAAGGACTAAAAAACgttgtattaatactccgacctctgtactgtacttacatctGAGAGAAgatgcacagtacttgcatccgTTAGTGGTATTGTTATGTACACCGTACTTCGTAATTTCTccgtacccaagtactgtacctgcttactggtacacctacaccgtgcttacttgtacttgcaagcagaGTCCgcaatgtacatgtactgtgtactgtacgagcggtacaagtacacctacatgcacttaTGCTACCTGCTAGGTATCTCGGCAGCAATACTGCACTTTCAAGTAGAGGCATGCCCTTTAATCATGATGCTTACCATATACGTAGTTgcaagtgtaggtgtacttgtagagaGGCAAGTGTGCGATGCGATTTGTGTCGAGAAGTAATACACCGATGACTCCATACaaatgtaagtacatgcactgtaccgtaatttaggtagttgtacttgctgctcCGGAAACCCTCCCCACATCCCCACCACGCAGGGTTACAAGCAGTTGTTAGTATTACCataagtgtacggagtacggagtacagctacttacttaagtaagacccaagtaagtactggaaattacagtacttgtcccCCGTACTTAATCTACTGACagtaagtgtacggagttcaagtacttggtacttcCACAActaagcacagtacatgtacagtaagcacaCCTGCAGTACCCCGTATTTGCTTGCAAGTTACCAGCCATGGGCCGCACTCCGCCattgcatgcacaagtaatattacctccagtactccatacaccTACTTGGATGTTCTCGTGCACCgcatagttgtacttactttcagtacatgtacttacgagcataagtactccgtacatctacTTGCAAGCAGCATGAACCGTCTTATACCTGGTGCGCCAAAGTACGTcacctacttacaagcaAAAGTATGTggtacatactgtacttatcATAATAGTATTAGCACCCCGACACCaacgagtgctccgtacgatttccgtacagtaatgcTTGCACCTGCtcgcacctactgtacttgcacaaccacatgcacatgtaagtgcaCCCAAGCATAAGCGCAGTACTTACGCCtgcagcaagtattactgcactcGTGCATGTTTGCCGACATCGATAAGTAGTAcctgtacaactaagtatAGTAgtgtacgtacgtacttgggccgcacaaccaagtacctgtacaagtattacttaataCCCAGCACTGCCCTGAACCTGAACCGCGGGCCGATGCGGCCCGCACGTGGCTTTCAGGGGCTGTTTCCAGTCGCCCAGGTGAGCCAATgaagaagccgacggcgggggCCCATTTCCGAAGCGGGCAAGGTGGTCCcctggcgccgacgccgcggtCCACCGTGGCGTGTTCCCGCATTCGAGACGACATTCGGCGTAGGCAGCACGAGCATTGGCCAGCGTTTCATCGACGACCCcgccacgccgacgcccggtAGTCTCGCTCGTACTCCTAGCTCCCGCGAGTGCCATGCTTGGCTGCAGAAAAAGAGGCGACCGCTCTCGTCTCCTCTCTCTTCACTCGTATCAAGTTCAGGGGTCAGGCTCGTGTtggcaagtgcaagtacaaccaacatgtactgcaagcactgtagttgtaccatgaagtacttgcaagtgggtaagtaagtacttacatgcacacttACCAggacagtactgtacttgctgtaagtaggtgcacgagcacaagtaatacttagtacggagcatcaacactgcatgcaagtatttgTACGCAAGGTATTACTCGTGCGGTGCGCTGTACCTACCAACAATTACTCGCACAACATCCATCACATTGGCTGTGCGTCTCTGTGCGCTGCCCGTATACTTACATGGAGTGTGGCTCCGGAagtaactacctacttaggtacaagtgcaacaaggagtacggagtacttgcaggtgtattTAGacgctgtactccgtacatacaaggtgagtactgtacatgtccaagtccaagtaatacgtgtacatgtacatgcatgtgaGCTTGCTGTACCTACTGACGGCAGGTGTATCAAGtagcagtacaagtacatacatgtacttggctgggcttgctgtacttgctgacAGCAGGTGTATCAAGtagcagtacttgtacatgcgcatgggGCGACCTCAAATTGAGTGACAGCCcctccgtagttgtacttgtccaACCGCGCTGTTGTGCAGAAAGTGTACATGCTGCACATCCTAGTAGCATTTCATGTCGGcaagtatttgtacttgcacccgctgtactccgtacgctgtACGCCGACTTGtacgacggcgacaaagggGCTGGCAAGTATTTCTCACAGagagagtacggagtactcgtatTCGAACCGGCCTACGGATGGGTACATGCAGGCCTCGCTGCCCCGTTGGAAGGGGATGTCAAGTACCTCTGcttgtacacccaagtagttgtacttgcggcGTGCATGATGGTGTCGGTGCCTGTCGAGTGCGACGGCAGTCGGCTGAAGACCCTTCGTTTGGCTCTTTCCTCTCGTCTCCTTCGTTCCGTCCGTACTCGCGTCCATATTACTTGCAATTACACATTCTGTGCAGATTATTCACTTCCTTCCTCTATactctctcctcctcctctccctcacTCCCCCTtctgcctcctcctcctcaactcctcctcctcaactcttcctcctcctcaacgCCTACTCCTTCTcaactcctcctcctcctcaacTCCTCCATTTCCTTAACCCCCCTCCTCCACTCCTCCCCGACTCCCTCCGAgctctcgccgtcctcgccgtcctcgccgtcctcgccgtcctcgccgtcctcgccgtcctcgccgtcctcgccgtcctcgccgtccccgccgtccccgccgtcctcgccgttcTCGCCGCCACTCGTCCCGCCCCCACCGCCATTGCCTCACGACGGTTCTGCGGCGAGGTCATGAGGAGTCATCGCATCCTATCCGCCTAGGACAATGAACACCTCGGAAAAGTTTGATGCTAGCGCCTCCcgcggcctcctcgtccgccgcatcgtcgccgccgtcgcctctcgATTCTCCAACAGACGATTCGTCTTTTCtttggccgccgtcgccgtcatcggcgccAAGATCGTCCACATCTACGCTCACCTCTCCTCCCTGTCGACCGTTCACCTGCTGCAATGGGGTTACAGCTTCTTCGCCCAGGACACGGCCCTGCTCGTCATCCTACGCCTGCTGCTTGACGCCtctctcctcgcctcggcgccCGTCCTGCTGCAGCTCCTCGCCACGAccctggccgccgtcgtcatcgcctaCGTCGCCGCTCTCGGCGCCATCCAGGTggccttcttcgccgtcgccggcaacgaGATCCACTGGCGCAAcatcaccgtcgccggcgatgccTCGTCGCGCGCCCTGCTGCTAAGCGGCAGCCTGACCCTCGCCCTGGTGCTCTgcctcttcgtcgccgtcgcttgGGCCGCGCAGGACCTGACCTTTGCCCTCGTCGGTTACGCTGCCcacgtcgtcgcctggcCTTTCGTCAACGCCAACCGAATCCTGTGGCCCCGTGCCGGTCGATACTCCGAGATTCCGCagcacgacgtcgaggatggcggtaagccgtcgtcgtcgcagccgGCCGGCTGGTCTGCCGCCACCCTGTCCCGCTGCCCCTGGAGATCCCTCTTCCGGCTGTTTGCGCACCTGCTGGCCGCTGTCGCCATGCTCGCTCAtgtcgtcctcttcgccctcCGCCCCCATGAGAGCTCCATGACCTTCATGTCGTGGACGCCGGCGCTCCTTCCCTTTGTCGACTTCAAAAATTCGTCGCCGAACCTCGACAAGCTCGTCCCAACCTACGGCTCCGGCATCGACCGCGCCTGGGACGACCGCACGGCCCTTGCCGATCCCGTCCGCCTGCCCTGGCTGCCGCCCGGCCCCGCtctcgccggcttcgaggaCTGGTACGCCGGCAGGAAGCACtacagcgccgccgccgaccctcTCAAGGCGTcgaacctcgacgacgatctgCTGGAGCCCCTGCGCGGCAAGCTCCGCGAAGCGCCCATCCGACACGTCATGATCGTCATGCTCGAGAGCACCCGCAAGGACCTCTTCCCCATCAAGAAGGACGGGCTCATATGGAACCGCTTCGCGTCCTCGTTCGAGAACAAGACGCTGCCGGAGGCGGCCCAGCGAAGGCTGCAGACGCTGACGCCCACCGCCAACTACCTCACCGGCGACTACGCCGACGGCTTCGCCCACGCCGAGCCgaggcgccgaggcggcttGAACTGCAACGACGCCTACACGACGGCGACCTACACCCTCAAGAGCATCGCCGGCCTGCTCTGCGGCCTCtcgcccctcgtcgccgacttcAATCGCGAATCCAACCACCACTTCTACCAGCCGTGCCTGCCTCAGCTTCTCGACGCCttcaacgccgtcgaccacgacggcgacccgGACGCCTTCACCTCGTACAAGTGGCGCTCGTCCTTTCTCCAGTCCGTCGTCCTCAAGTACGACGGTCTCGACCGACTCGTCTCCGACATTGGCTTTGCCGACGAAAACGTCATCGGCAGGGAGTATCTCAAGAGCAGCTCGGCCAAGTTCGGCACCGTGCACGAGCCGGACATCAACTACTTTGGCATGTCCGaagtcgtcctcgacaagtACATCCGGGACGCGTTCGCGTCGGCCCGGAAGAACGACGAGCGCGTCTTCATGACGCACgtgacgagcacgagccACCACCCGTACgcgatgccggccgacgaggagtaCGTGCCGCTCTCGAacgggctcgacgacctgTCGCACTACGTCAACGCCATAGGCTACGACGATCGCTGGCTCGACCGAGTCCTGTCCATTCTGGACGCCGAAGGCGTCGCCAACGAGAcgctcgtcgtgctcgtTGGAGACCACGGCCTGTCGATCCCGGAGAATGACGTGCTCGCGTCGTACTACAACCCCAACGTCGGCAGCAACCACGTTCCGCTGGTGCTGTCGCACCCCAAGCtgccgctcgtcgacgtcgacggggcCGTCTCCTCGTTGCAGGTGCTGCCAACGATCCTCGACCTGCTGCGGGAGACGGGCTCGCTGcccaaggcggccgccgaggctgcccgcgacctcgccgccaactACGAAGGCCAGTCTCTCCTGCGGCCGATGCGCAGCAACAACCAGACCACCCGGACGGGGTCGGGACGACCCGCACCGCACGGCGACTGGCAGTTTACTGTCATCAACCCAGGATCGGCCATGCTCGGCGTCCGCGACGCGCGCCCCGAGAACGGGAAATGGCGTCtcgtcgtgcccgtcgtcgacaacgtCGAGTGGCGCTTCTCGAACCTCGACTCGGACCCGACCGAGAAATATTCCGTTCGAGTCTTTGAATTTTCCACCTTTctgcgcctcgtcgaggagcgatacggcgtcgaggcggccagATGGGCCGAAGAGGGCGCCTTCGTTGCGCGCTGGTGGGTCGAGGAGAATagccggcggtggcggtaCGGACCAAACAGTGTTTAAGAGTGCGTGGGAGCGAGGCGCCAGGTGTCAGTTAGAATCGTTCATGAATTTACCAGCATTCAACTTTTAGTCGCTCCCTGCTGCCGAGCGTCGCGCCCCCTGACATCGTGCGACCTGCGAGTTTGGCTGCCGGTACTGCGGATGGGTGCATGCACACATCATAATCGCAACGTCAGTCTTCTGGGTGCCTTTCAGGGTTGAACGCGCCAAAGCGAAGCCGCCCAGCTGACGGACAAGTTTGTGATGCCGTTATTTGCATTCCTTTAGATGTCTCGCCGGCGATATACAGAGCTCAGTTTGACATTGGGGCGCACGCGGAGCAACTCGTGACGTGGCGTGCCCGACGCGGCTTTGGTATCGCCAAGATTGCGGGAGATGATGACCGACTGGGACTCTTGATTTCAAGTGTGAAATGCGCATATAGACATATAGAACTCGGTTACACAGTTTCAGCTGGTGCATGAGGCATGTGATGTCAGGTGCCTGCGACGTCGATTGTCCCTCCTTGCGTATGGCCGTGTCCGGTCATGTCTTTTCACTTGTCAATCACCCTGTTACACCGTAGATACATACCGGGCATGCATTTGCGTACATGATATGACGGAGGTGCAGTGCCGATTAGTTCAGAGCACCCGTGGATGCGAACAGGGAGCGTGCATGGTCAACGGGAGGTGGCGCTATTTCCCCCTCAAGAACATGTTGAATTAAAAAGTTCTATCGATCAATCACATAATCTATGCAGGCTTGCCACTCAAATGAACCGATGGGCCAATCGCTCAAATATGTCAACAAGAAATCGCCCAAATGGGACAAAAGGGAAATGGGTGGGAAAAAAAGGAGACGGATGGGTGTCCTATCGCATTAGGCGACCGGCCTGGGAAGTCTCATCCCGCGTCTTTTTTAAAAAGGGTACGAGCATGGTGCCGCCGGTACCGGtcagctcgccggcggcctgcttcgacgaggaagcgctcGCGAGGTTCTGTCGGCCTGGGCCGTTCCAGGCCTGCTTCGAAGGCAGGATAATGTACCGGGTGACAATCTGTATGTGCTTGTCGCGGAAGCAACTCAGAGCGTCCGTGGCAGCAGAGTAGGCGTCCCGAAGGCGACGCTgttcgtccgtcgtcggtggtACGAGAGCGAGCTCCCGAATGCTTCCCATGCGAGCGGCATGAacgaggaagcggcggtGGGGGCCGGGCATGTAGTCGCGGACCTCGGTGAGAAAGCTTTTCGGCGCAGCCGCGGAGTTGCCGTTGGCATTTGTGTGGTCGTGTGTGTGACCGTGTGTGTGACCGTGTGTGTGACCGTGTGTGTGACCGTGTGTGTGCCCATTTGCGTGCCCATTTGCGTGACCGTTTGCGTGACCGTTCGTGTGACCGTTCGGGTTGCGGTTGCCACCGCCGTGGGCGtggtgctcgacgccgaggatgacgtcgAAGAACTGGATGAGCGAGCTCTggccgttgctgccgccgcggaGCTGCCTCCActcgcccttgccgtcgccctcgtcgtaGAAGACGCCGCGGGGCAGACCGGCGGCCTCCATGTTCTtgctgccggcgaggaaggggcGGATCTGGTGATAGAAGACCATGGGGTCGCACTTCTCGTACATGCGCTCGAGAAGGGCGCTGACACCGTCGATGCAGGCGCGCAGCTCTCTGAGGGCAAAGGTGACGGCATCGTAATCACGTTCCTTGACGGACTCGAGGGCCGCCATCATGGTCTggaggatgccggcggccttggcctccatGGCGACGCTGATGAGGAGGAACCAGGCTTCGGACTCGGTCCCGGTGAAGGAGAAGAGGGTGGTGAGGTGCTCGAGGTTGGAGAAATCATGGCCGGAGCAGGAAAAGTTCCACAGGTTGGCGGCGGCATAGGTGAGGACGGGAGGGAGCTCCAGGTGGTCGGCGATTCGGAGAAAGGGAATGGTGATGGAAGGTGGGAGGACCTGACAAGGCACAGGTCGTTAGCGGTGCCATCCATACGAACTGGTTTTGTTTCCTTCACTCGGTTGATTTTTTTTCTCTTCAACAGTTTTTCTTCTTCCCTttaattttttttttcactTTTTTGGCGCTGGCAAACGTCTGGCAAACGTACCTCTTCGGGTTTGTCGCCGCCCCAGACATAGGCGTGCGTCATGAAGGCGAGCATCGTGTATGCTCTCCGCCATTCGGCCTCGGTCTGGAGACGATCTGTGGAGAGGACGGGGAGCTGGGCGATGGATTCCCGTATGGTGCCATGGCGGATGAGGGAGGACAAGTTCTGGCCGACACGTTCCCAGGGTTCGTAGTAGGGATCTGAGAGGATCGTCGACGGGCTGCGGTCCGGGAGAAAGGCGTTTTTGGTGACGGCGAACTTGGAGAGGTCGACGGTCCTCTCGGTGCTgtcggcggtgacgagggcgtgCGGCGACATGAGGGGCGGaggtgagggtgagggtgagggtggtgaaggtgacggcgatgagagtgacggcgacgagggcgagggcgacgagggcgacggtggTGATTGTGATTGTGAAGAGGGTGACGGTGGCAAGG encodes:
- a CDS encoding sulfatase, with the protein product MVSVPVECDGSRLKTLRLALSSRLLRSIIHFLPLYSLLLLSLTPPSASSSSTPPPQLFLLLNAYSFSTPPPPQLLHFLNPPPPLLPDSLRALAVLAVLAVLAVLAVLAVLAVLAVLAVPAVPAVLAVLAATRPAPTAIASRRFCGEFDASASRGLLVRRIVAAVASRFSNRRFVFSLAAVAVIGAKIVHIYAHLSSLSTVHLLQWGYSFFAQDTALLVILRLLLDASLLASAPVLLQLLATTLAAVVIAYVAALGAIQVAFFAVAGNEIHWRNITVAGDASSRALLLSGSLTLALVLCLFVAVAWAAQDLTFALVGYAAHVVAWPFVNANRILWPRAGRYSEIPQHDVEDGGKPSSSQPAGWSAATLSRCPWRSLFRLFAHLLAAVAMLAHVVLFALRPHESSMTFMSWTPALLPFVDFKNSSPNLDKLVPTYGSGIDRAWDDRTALADPVRLPWLPPGPALAGFEDWYAGRKHYSAAADPLKASNLDDDLLEPLRGKLREAPIRHVMIVMLESTRKDLFPIKKDGLIWNRFASSFENKTLPEAAQRRLQTLTPTANYLTGDYADGFAHAEPRRRGGLNCNDAYTTATYTLKSIAGLLCGLSPLVADFNRESNHHFYQPCLPQLLDAFNAVDHDGDPDAFTSYKWRSSFLQSVVLKYDGLDRLVSDIGFADENVIGREYLKSSSAKFGTVHEPDINYFGMSEVVLDKYIRDAFASARKNDERVFMTHVTSTSHHPYAMPADEEYVPLSNGLDDLSHYVNAIGYDDRWLDRVLSILDAEGVANETLVVLVGDHGLSIPENDVLASYYNPNVGSNHVPLVLSHPKLPLVDVDGAVSSLQVLPTILDLLRETGSLPKAAAEAARDLAANYEGQSLLRPMRSNNQTTRTGSGRPAPHGDWQFTVINPGSAMLGVRDARPENGKWRLVVPVVDNVEWRFSNLDSDPTEKYSVRVFEFSTFLRLVEERYGVEAARWAEEGAFVARWWVEENSRRWRYGPNSV
- a CDS encoding indoleamine 2,3-dioxygenase pyrrole 2,3-dioxygenase; the protein is MSPHALVTADSTERTVDLSKFAVTKNAFLPDRSPSTILSDPYYEPWERVGQNLSSLIRHGTIRESIAQLPVLSTDRLQTEAEWRRAYTMLAFMTHAYVWGGDKPEEVLPPSITIPFLRIADHLELPPVLTYAAANLWNFSCSGHDFSNLEHLTTLFSFTGTESEAWFLLISVAMEAKAAGILQTMMAALESVKERDYDAVTFALRELRACIDGVSALLERMYEKCDPMVFYHQIRPFLAGSKNMEAAGLPRGVFYDEGDGKGEWRQLRGGSNGQSSLIQFFDVILGVEHHAHGGGNRNPNGHTNGHANGHANGHANGHTHGHTHGHTHGHTHGHTHDHTNANGNSAAAPKSFLTEVRDYMPGPHRRFLVHAARMGSIRELALVPPTTDEQRRLRDAYSAATDALSCFRDKHIQIVTRYIILPSKQAWNGPGRQNLASASSSKQAAGELTGTGGTMLVPFLKKTRDETSQAGRLMR